The following are encoded in a window of Ricinus communis isolate WT05 ecotype wild-type chromosome 4, ASM1957865v1, whole genome shotgun sequence genomic DNA:
- the LOC125369849 gene encoding uncharacterized protein LOC125369849, producing MLWCDIAVLYSYHPHTSGQVEVTNRGLKGILERTVGVSRKDWALKLDYTLWEFRTAYRTSIGFMPYKLVYGKSCHLRVELEHRTLWALKTCNFDVDSIRKLRSRWSGPFVVKQVFLYGTVELHHPEKGDFKVNGHRLKLYHGNSLEIEQRVDMVLYLHG from the exons ATGCTATGGTGTGATATAGCAGTTCTCTACTCTTATCACCCACACACCAGTGGGCAAGttgaggttactaataggggtttAAAAGGCATTTTAGAGAGAACTGTAGGTGTGagtaggaaggattgggcTTTGAAACTGGATTATACATTATGGGAATTTAGGACTGCATATAGGACTTCCATAGGTTTTATGCCCTATAAGCTTGTGTATGGGAAGTCTTGTCATTTACGTGTTGAATTAGAGCATAGGACTCTTTGGGCCCTTaaaacttgcaattttgatgttgattctATAA GGAAGCTCAGGAGTCGATGGTCGGGGCCATTCGTGGTCAAGCAGGTTTTCCTATATGGCACGGTCGAGCTTCATCATCCTGAGAAGGGTGATTTCAAGGTCAATGGACATAGGCTCAAATTGTATCATGGAAACTCGTTGGAGATTGAGCAGCGAGTTGACATGGTTCTCTATTTGCACGGATGA